In a genomic window of Sphingomonas koreensis:
- a CDS encoding aspartate aminotransferase family protein, with protein MTSSLMNVYARAPIAFDRGEGAWLYPVDGGEPYLDCVAGVATNALGHCHPVLVAALEAQAAKLWHISNMFEMPGQNALAERLTTASFADTVFFTNSGTEAVECAIKVARRYHAARGEPQRQTVIGFSGAFHGRTYGAMNAAGNPAHLDGFGDRLPGFVHFAVDNWPALALAIADSATAAVVVEPVQGEGGARAMTEPFLDKLRAACTAHGVLLIYDEVQTGMGRTGKLFAHQWYPDATPDIMALAKALGSGFPVGACLATAEAASGMVPGVHGTTAGGNPLAMAVAIAAFDEIAKPETLTHAREVAQHLRAGLDRLAATHPGVISEIRGKGLLVGVRLVPNNRAFMAAAREQRLLVAGGGDNCVRLLPPLTLTVAEADQILDRLDTACHAMANVQVAA; from the coding sequence ATGACCAGCTCGCTCATGAACGTCTACGCCCGCGCCCCGATCGCGTTCGATCGCGGGGAGGGGGCTTGGCTCTACCCCGTGGACGGCGGCGAGCCCTATCTCGACTGTGTCGCGGGGGTCGCCACCAATGCCCTCGGTCATTGCCATCCGGTGCTGGTTGCCGCGCTGGAGGCTCAGGCGGCGAAGCTGTGGCACATCTCGAACATGTTCGAAATGCCGGGGCAGAACGCGCTGGCCGAACGGCTGACCACGGCCTCCTTTGCTGACACCGTCTTCTTCACCAACTCCGGGACCGAGGCGGTCGAATGCGCGATCAAGGTGGCACGCCGCTACCATGCTGCGCGCGGCGAGCCGCAGCGCCAGACCGTGATCGGGTTCAGCGGTGCGTTTCATGGCCGCACCTATGGCGCGATGAATGCCGCGGGAAATCCGGCGCATCTCGACGGCTTTGGTGATCGTCTTCCCGGCTTCGTGCACTTCGCGGTCGATAACTGGCCGGCGCTGGCATTGGCGATCGCCGATTCGGCGACGGCTGCAGTGGTGGTGGAGCCGGTGCAGGGCGAGGGCGGCGCCCGCGCGATGACCGAACCGTTCCTCGACAAGCTGCGCGCGGCCTGCACTGCGCATGGCGTGCTGCTGATTTATGACGAGGTGCAGACGGGGATGGGTCGGACAGGCAAGCTGTTTGCGCATCAATGGTATCCCGATGCCACGCCCGACATCATGGCGCTCGCCAAGGCGCTGGGATCGGGCTTCCCGGTCGGCGCGTGCCTTGCGACCGCCGAGGCGGCGAGCGGGATGGTGCCGGGCGTGCACGGCACTACCGCGGGCGGAAACCCGCTGGCGATGGCGGTGGCGATCGCGGCGTTCGACGAGATCGCCAAGCCCGAGACGCTGACGCATGCCCGTGAGGTCGCGCAGCATCTGCGCGCCGGTCTCGACCGGTTGGCAGCGACGCACCCCGGGGTGATTTCCGAAATCCGCGGCAAGGGTCTGCTGGTCGGGGTGCGGCTGGTACCCAATAACCGGGCATTCATGGCAGCGGCGCGCGAGCAGCGTTTGCTGGTTGCGGGCGGCGGCGACAATTGCGTCCGGCTGCTGCCGCCGCTGACGCTGACGGTCGCCGAAGCCGATCAGATACTCGATCGGCTTGATACCGCATGCCACGCGATGGCCAATGTGCAGGTGGCGGCATGA
- the astD gene encoding succinylglutamate-semialdehyde dehydrogenase yields MSALFASTNPATGETLWEGPVASAEDCARAVERARTAFPAWAAQSPDARAAILTRYAAVLGERKDALAEAIARETGKPLWETATEVASMIGKVAISIEAMAARAGTRESAMPFGRAVLAHRPHGVMAVLGPYNFPGHLPNGHIVPALLAGNTLVFKPSEETPLVGQLMVEALHAAGIPEDVAILLQGGRETGAALVSQDIDGLLFTGSAGAGMHFRRSFAERPAVILALELGGNNPLVAWDGEPEAVASIVVASTFITTGQRCSCARRLIVPEGAAGDAIVDAVAALSDRLRIGRWDETPEPFMGPLVSTGAAERAAAQVAALVGLGAREIRPFGGVEGRSGAFVRPAILDVTGLEVPDEEIFAPVLQVRRVADFDAALAAANQTRFGLAAGLISDDDALWARFQAQARAGVVNRNRPTTGAASSMPFGGLGDSGNHRPSAYYAADYCAYPVASLEAERIADQLGGLRGIG; encoded by the coding sequence ATGAGCGCGCTGTTCGCTTCGACCAATCCCGCCACCGGCGAGACGCTGTGGGAAGGACCTGTCGCGAGCGCTGAGGATTGCGCGCGCGCTGTGGAGCGGGCCCGGACAGCCTTCCCTGCTTGGGCTGCGCAATCGCCAGATGCGCGCGCGGCGATCCTGACGCGGTACGCGGCAGTACTCGGAGAGCGCAAAGACGCTCTGGCGGAGGCAATCGCGCGCGAGACGGGCAAGCCGCTGTGGGAAACGGCGACCGAGGTCGCATCGATGATCGGCAAGGTTGCGATCTCGATCGAGGCGATGGCGGCGCGCGCCGGCACGCGCGAGAGCGCAATGCCGTTCGGACGCGCGGTGCTGGCGCATCGCCCGCACGGCGTGATGGCGGTGCTCGGGCCGTATAACTTCCCGGGGCATCTGCCCAACGGCCATATCGTGCCGGCCTTGCTCGCCGGAAATACGCTTGTGTTCAAGCCGTCCGAGGAAACGCCGCTCGTCGGCCAGTTGATGGTCGAGGCGCTGCATGCCGCAGGGATTCCGGAGGACGTCGCGATCCTGCTCCAGGGCGGACGTGAGACCGGCGCTGCGCTGGTCTCACAGGATATCGACGGGCTGCTGTTCACCGGATCGGCGGGAGCGGGAATGCATTTCCGCCGCAGCTTCGCGGAGCGGCCCGCCGTGATCCTCGCGCTCGAGCTGGGTGGCAACAACCCTCTGGTGGCGTGGGACGGCGAGCCGGAAGCGGTCGCCTCGATCGTCGTGGCATCCACCTTCATCACGACGGGACAGCGCTGTTCGTGCGCGCGGCGCCTGATCGTGCCCGAGGGGGCGGCGGGCGACGCGATCGTCGATGCCGTCGCGGCGCTGTCCGATCGGCTGCGCATCGGACGATGGGACGAGACCCCCGAGCCGTTCATGGGGCCGCTCGTTTCGACGGGCGCCGCGGAGCGCGCTGCGGCGCAGGTCGCGGCACTGGTCGGGCTCGGCGCGCGGGAAATTCGCCCGTTCGGCGGCGTCGAGGGGCGCTCGGGTGCGTTCGTGCGGCCGGCGATCCTCGACGTGACCGGGCTGGAAGTTCCGGACGAGGAGATTTTCGCGCCGGTGCTTCAGGTCCGCCGCGTTGCGGATTTCGATGCAGCGCTTGCCGCTGCGAACCAAACCCGTTTCGGGCTCGCGGCGGGTCTGATCAGCGACGATGATGCCCTATGGGCGCGTTTCCAGGCACAGGCGCGCGCGGGCGTGGTCAATCGCAACCGGCCCACCACGGGTGCGGCTTCGTCGATGCCGTTTGGCGGTCTGGGCGACTCCGGCAACCACCGGCCGAGCGCCTATTATGCTGCGGATTACTGCGCCTATCCGGTCGCCAGCCTTGAGGCGGAGCGGATCGCCGATCAACTCGGCGGGTTGCGCGGAATCGGCTGA
- a CDS encoding J domain-containing protein, with the protein MARSTRSMDWGFPRWRPYGSEREAVRVRLCDREGCEEPGDRPAPKSPNSPERWYFCEAHAAEYNRNWNYFEGLTAEEAAKREADERRTADGFTSSRHNAWAGPGDGSRSRDEMRALDVLELDPDADFEGIRAAWRRLAKENHPDIRPGDTEAAKRFQAIQAAYEVLRAAEERRQWRPE; encoded by the coding sequence ATGGCGCGTTCGACCCGTTCGATGGACTGGGGCTTCCCCCGCTGGCGGCCCTACGGGTCCGAGCGTGAGGCCGTGCGCGTGCGCCTGTGCGATCGCGAGGGATGCGAGGAGCCGGGTGACCGCCCCGCGCCCAAATCGCCCAACAGCCCCGAACGCTGGTATTTCTGCGAAGCGCATGCTGCCGAATACAACCGCAACTGGAATTACTTCGAAGGCCTGACCGCCGAGGAGGCGGCCAAGCGCGAAGCGGACGAACGGCGCACCGCCGACGGCTTCACCTCTAGCCGTCATAACGCCTGGGCCGGCCCCGGCGACGGCAGTCGTTCGCGCGACGAGATGCGTGCGCTCGACGTGCTCGAGCTCGATCCCGATGCGGATTTCGAGGGAATTCGCGCGGCATGGCGGCGGCTCGCCAAGGAAAACCACCCGGATATCCGCCCCGGCGATACCGAGGCAGCGAAGCGCTTTCAGGCGATCCAGGCGGCGTATGAAGTGCTCCGCGCCGCCGAGGAGCGCCGCCAGTGGCGGCCCGAGTGA
- a CDS encoding (2Fe-2S) ferredoxin domain-containing protein: MKPRIRSNWTSAVLVCAKCSKKLGGGFGPKRKQSLGKALRKHLGLKKGRKAEAGVVDVKCLGVCPRGAVTMVNASASREWLIVPEGADLDEVARAAGLEP; encoded by the coding sequence TTGAAGCCGCGCATACGCTCCAACTGGACCAGCGCCGTTCTGGTCTGTGCCAAATGCTCGAAGAAGCTGGGCGGCGGGTTCGGGCCGAAGCGCAAACAGTCGCTGGGCAAGGCGCTGCGCAAGCATCTGGGTCTAAAGAAGGGCCGCAAGGCGGAGGCCGGCGTCGTCGATGTAAAATGTCTGGGCGTGTGTCCGCGCGGCGCGGTGACGATGGTCAATGCGTCCGCCAGCCGCGAGTGGCTGATCGTCCCGGAGGGCGCCGATCTGGACGAAGTCGCGCGCGCAGCGGGGCTTGAGCCCTAG